Proteins encoded by one window of Panicum virgatum strain AP13 chromosome 7N, P.virgatum_v5, whole genome shotgun sequence:
- the LOC120682880 gene encoding uncharacterized protein LOC120682880 → MAVDLNLPSAEDEEDDPFGGSPHGQDHGCGTLHFQQIHDSMAVDLNLPPAEEDDPFGGSPHSQDHPPLARGHSMGDAYGAPSFDLNMVAYELVDKVDGFNAPTAEANIESNIDFQEEVEDEDADVSAVDFHVRFAEEELQGSTDNGDQADAFNAADETATFDLNYPLEEEMLDGSNDPEHVEQGSQSEHANMVITRKNLTDKERQAIYEALLLRSMHGKLKRRTTTIVANLFNVNRCYVQSIWRTAKKCLAEGVPVDVSCKRKKIVVAKRLPLICLELQQYLWIKGPLLGL, encoded by the exons ATGGCTGTGGACCTCAACCTTCCATCAGctgaagatgaagaagatgaccctTTTGGAGGTTCACCTCACGGCCAGGACCATGGCTGTGGAACTCTACACTTCCAGCAAATCCACGACTCCATGGCTGTGGACCTCAACCTTCCTCCAGCTGAAGAAGATGACCCTTTTGGAGGTTCACCTCACAGCCAGGACCACCCAcctcttgctagaggccactccATGGGAGATGCTTATGGAGCACCTTCTTTTGACCTCAACATGGTGGCATATGAATTAG TAGATAAAGTGGATGGGTTCAATGCACCTACAGCAGAAGCAAACATTGAATCAAACATTGATTTTCAGGAAGAGGTGGAAG ATGAGGACGCCGATGTGTCTGCTGTCGATTTTCATGTCAGATTCGCCGAAGAGGAGCTCCAAGGATCCACTGATAATGGCGATCAAG CTGATGCATTCAATGCCGCCGATGAAACAGCCACCTTCGACCTGAACTATCCCTTGGAGGAAGAGATGCTCGATGGGTccaatgatccagaacatgttGAACAAG GCAGTCAATCTGAACATGCAAACATGGTGATTACAAGGAAGAATTTGACGGACAAAGAAAGACAAGCAATTTATGAAGCTTTACTTCTCCGGAGCATGCATGGCAAATTGAAAAGAAGGACCACCACAATAGTAGCCAATTTGTTTAATGTTAATAGGTGCTATGTGCAATCCATATGGAGGACGGCAAAGAAGTGCCTTGCTGAAGGTGTGCCGGTCGATGTAtcatgcaaaaggaaaaaaattgtgGTCGCAAAAAGGTTGCCATTGATATGTCTAGAATTGCAACAATACCTTTGGATAAAAGGACCACTCTTAGGGCTCTAG